A stretch of the Vanacampus margaritifer isolate UIUO_Vmar chromosome 6, RoL_Vmar_1.0, whole genome shotgun sequence genome encodes the following:
- the cbln1 gene encoding cerebellin-1, giving the protein MLAFCLLSAVWLAASPNPSHAQNETEPIVLEGKCLVVCDSNPTSDPTSTALGISVRSGSAKVAFSAVRNTNHEPSEMSNRTMVIYFDRVLVNVGKNFDEERSNFIAPRKGIYSFNFHVVKVYNRQTIQVSLMHNGWPVISAFAGDQDVTREAASNGVLIQMEKGDRAYLKLERGNLMGGWKYSTFSGFLVFPM; this is encoded by the exons ATGTTGGCGTTTTGCCTGCTGAGTGCCGTGTGGCTCGCGGCCAGCCCGAACCCGAGCCACGCTCAGAACGAAACGGAACCGATCGTCCTGGAGGGGAAGTGCCTGGTGGTGTGCGACTCCAACCCGACTTCGGACCCCACCAGCACCGCGCTGGGAATTTCGGTACGCTCGGGCAGCGCCAAAGTGGCCTTCTCGGCCGTCCGGAACACCAACCACGAACCTTCGGAAATGAGCAACCGGACCATGGTCATCTACTTTGATCGG GTTCTAGTAAACGTCGGGAAGAATTTTGACGAGGAGAGAAGTAATTTCATCGCTCCGCGAAAAGGGATTTACAGTTTTAACTTCCATGTAGTCAAAGTCTACAACCGCCAAACAATACAG GTGAGCCTGATGCACAACGGCTGGCCCGTCATCTCGGCCTTCGCTGGCGACCAGGATGTGACCCGCGAGGCGGCCAGCAACGGCGTTTTGATCCAGATGGAGAAGGGAGACCGGGCCTACCTCAAACTGGAGAGAGGAAACTTGATGGGAGGATGGAAATACTCCACCTTCTCTGGCTTCCTGGTGTTCCCCATGTAG